The Phalacrocorax carbo chromosome 28, bPhaCar2.1, whole genome shotgun sequence genome has a window encoding:
- the SETDB1 gene encoding histone-lysine N-methyltransferase SETDB1: MRRGWPRGTAHAQCLRAGRRGRIGLHGRLLPDVTSRLPARRRPPPLSSSVSPTAGGAAGPGLGVAAMDSQEIKELQQEVMEALGISMEELQDIIDKELEKFECVKQRKQQLEELEKCVKQKEEEVARVDRLFDDASRAIDKCEILVKDLYSKLGLQYRESSSEDEDLAAQPMEVIEIPDEDDDDVMSIDSGWKHSGRITKDQTLLREAMAAMRKSAQDVQKFMDAVNKKTNAQDVQKDAQTPQETPGALQPIGPTASGSDLSNDGDLKVGMRILGKKRTKTWHKGTLIAIRTVGAGKKYKVKFDNKGKSLLSGNHIAYDYHPSPENHYVGSRVVAKYKDRNQVWLYAGIVAETPNVKNKDRYAFSSTVTYPVPSLLHWEDIEDISCRDFIEEYITAYPNRPMVLLKNGQLIKTEWEGTWWKSRVEEVDGSLVKILFLDDKRCEWIYRGSTRLEPMFSMKTSTASTQEKKQSGQARTRPNVGAVRSKGPVVQYTQDLAGAGTQYKPLEQMQAASLAARSVSPQPAEMECSDSQLAQSRKQVAKKSTSFRPGSVGSGQSSPSSPVLSDTPPAGRTGASQQHRLSSSQAGSGTAQAFHGMMDRVPNEPSYRAPLEKLFYLPHVCSYACLSRVRPIRSDQYRSKNPLLIPLLYDFRRMTARRRVNRKMGFHVLYKTPCGLCLRTMQEIERYLFETDCDFLFLEMFCLDPYVLVDRKFQPYKPYYYIADITKGKEDVPLSCVNEIDNTPPPQVAYSKERIPGKGVYINTSWEFLVGCDCKDGCRDKSKCACHQLTVQATGCTPGGQINPNSGYQHKRLEECLPTGVYECNKRCKCNINMCTNRLVQHGLQVRLQLFKTQNKGWGIRCLDDIAKGSFVCIYAGKILTDDFADKEGLEMGDEYFANLDHIESVENFKEGYESDAKCSSDSSGVDLKDEEEENTGTDEQEESNEDSSDDNFCKDEDFSTSSVWRSYATRRQTRGQKENGMSETASKDSGLTRQISHDEMAVAASCKLPVSEETSKNKVASWLSSNSMSDGFQDNDSASSFKMSEGGEAKASKTEVPGEREKASTSALGDVDGESKAVKKDEPEEPSKIPGLSDLGRMYGYNPSPPKLEGVRRPTSKTALLQSRRHSLVQPATEDVLTLSSSTDSDGENGQAVTGQAQGAANDSDDVQTISSGSEEEEGDDKKNPSSGSGPVKRQVAVKSTRGFALKSTHGIAIKSTNMAAADKGESAPVRRTTRQFYDGEESCYIIDAKLEGNLGRYLNHSCSPNLFVQNVFVDTHDLRFPWVAFFASKRIRAGTELTWDYNYEVGSVEGKELLCCCGAIECRGRLL, from the exons ATGCGCCGTGGCTGGCCCCGCGgcactgcgcatgcgcagtgcCTCCGTGCCGGCCGGCGGGGGAGAATCGGGCTCCACGGGCGGCTCTTACCGGACGTGACGTCACGGCTTCCGGCCCGGAGGCGACCCCCgcccctttcctcctctgtcTCCCCAACAgccgggggcgcggcgggcccggGCCTCG GTGTGGCAGCAATGGATTCCCAGGAGATCAAAGAGCTGCAGCAAGAAGTGATGGAGGCACTGGGAATCTCCATGGAGGAGCTCCAGGATATCATCGACAAAGAGCTGGAGAAGTTTGAGTGTGTGAAGCAGAGGAAGCAGCaactggaggagctggaaaagtgtgtgaaacagaaggaagaagaggtggCTCGTGTTGACCGGCTCTTTGATGACGCTTCGAG AGCCATTGATAAATGTGAGATACTGGTGAAGGATCTGTACTCCAAGCTGGGCCTCCAGTACCgtgagagcagctctgaggacGAGGACTTGGCTGCCCAGCCCATGGAAGTGATTGAGATCCCAGATGAGGATGACGATGATGTCATGAGTATCGATTCCGGCTGGAAGCACA GTGGTAGAATCACAAAGGACCAGACTCTG ctGCGGGAAGCCATGGCTGCAATGAGAAAGTCTGCCCAGGATGTTCAGAAATTTATGGATGCTgtgaacaagaaaacaaatgcccAGGACGTGCAAAAAG ATGCACAGACCCCTCAGGAAACCCCTGGCGCCCTCCAGCCCATTGGCCCCACGGCGTCTGGGAGCGATCTCAGCAACGACGGTGATCTGAAAGTTGGCATGAGGATCCTGGGCAAGAAGAGAACCAAAACGTGGCACAAAGGAACTCTGATCGCGATCCGGACGGTCG GTGCTGGAAAGAAGTACAAAGTGAAATTTGATAATAAAGGGAAGAGCCTGCTTTCTGGCAATCACATCGCTTATGACTATCACCCCTCACCTGAGAACCACTACGTTGGCAGCAGGGTTGTGGCAAAATACAAAGATCGGAATCAGGTTTGGCTGTACGCTGGCATCGTGGCTGAAACCCCAAACGTAAAGAATAAAGACAGGTATGCATTCTCCTCCACAGTCACGTACCCCGTTCCCTCTCTGCTTCattg GGAAGACATCGAGGACATTTCCTGTCGCGATTTCATTGAGGAGTACATCACGGCCTACCCCAACCGCCCCATGGTGCTGCTGAAGAACGGCCAACTGATCAAAACggagtgggaagggacctggtGGAAATCCAGAGTGGAAGAAGTGGATGGCAGTCTGGTCAAAATCCTTTTCCTG GATGACAAACGCTGTGAGTGGATTTACCGGGGTTCCACGCGCCTCGAGCCCATGTTCAGCATGAAAACTTCCACAGCCTCCACccaagaaaagaagcaaagtgGGCAAGCAAGGACTCGTCCCAACGTCG GTGCTGTCAGGAGCAAAGGGCCTGTAGTTCAATACACGCAGGATTTAGCGGGAGCTGGTACCCAGTACAAGCCTTTAGAGCAAATGCAGGCGGCCTCGCTGGCTGCACGGTCCGTTTCTCCGCAGCCTGCTGAGATGGA GTGCTCCGACAGTCAGCTGGCCCAGTCGAGAAAGCAAGTGGCCAAGAAAAGCACATCCTTCCGTCCTGGCTCCGTGGGCTCCGGGCAGTCGTCGCCTTCTTCGCCTGTCCTAAGTGATACACCTCCAGCGGGAAGGACCGGCGCCTCCCAGCAGCATCG GCtctccagcagccaggcaggcagcgGCACGGCGCAGGCCTTCCATGGCATGATGGACCGCGTGCCCAACGAGCCCTCTTACCGAGCCCCGCTGGAGAAGCTCTTCTACCTGCCGCACGTCTGCAGCTACGCCTGCCTGTCCCGCGTCCGTCCCATCCGCAGCGACCAGTACCGCAGCAAGAACCCCCTGCTCATCCCACTGCTCTACGACTTCCGACGGATGACAGCCCGCCGACGGGTGAACCGCAAGATGGGCTTCCACGTCCTCTACAAGACGCCGTGTGGGCTGTGCCTGCGAACCATGCAGGAGATCGAACGCTACCTTTTTGAGACAGACTGTGACTTCCTTTTCCTAGAGATGTTCTGCCTGGACCCGTACGTCCTGGTAGATCGCAAGTTCCAGCCCTACAAACCCTACTACTACATCGCAGACATTACCAAGGGCAAGGAGGATGTGCCGCTGTCCTGTGTCAACGAGATCGATAACACTCCACCTCCGCAGGTGGCCTACAGCAAAGAGCGCATCCCTGGCAAAGGGGTTTACATCAACACCAGCTGGGAGTTCCTCGTGGGCTGTGACTGCAAAGACGGGTGCAGAGACAA GTCGAAATGTGCCTGTCACCAGCTGACAGTCCAGGCCACTGGCTGCACCCCAGGTGGGCAGATCAACCCCAACTCAGGATACCAGCACAAAAGGCTGGAAGAATGCCTCCCGACAGG AGTTTACGAGTGCAACAAGAGGTGCAAGTGCAACATTAACATGTGCACCAACCGCTTGGTCCAACACGGGCTCCAAGTCCGGCTGCAGTTATTCAAGACGCAGAACAAAGGCTGGGGCATTCGCTGCCTTGATGATATTGCTAAAGGCTCTTTCGTCTGCATCTACGCAG GAAAAATCCTCACGGATGACTTCGCCGACAAAGAGGGGTTAGAGATGGGTGACGAGTATTTTGCAAACCTGGATCACATTGAGAGCGTGGAGAACTTCAAGGAGGGCTACGAGAGCGACGCAAAATGCTCTTCTGACAGCAGCGGGGTGGACCTCAAGGAcgaagaggaggaaaacacaggcaCTGATGAGCAGGAGGAGTCCAACGAGGACAGCTCTGATGACAACTTCTGCAAGGACGAGGACTTCAGCACCAGCTCGGTATGGCGCAGCTATGCCACGCGACGGCAGACCCGGGGCCAGAAGGAGAACGGGATGTCGGAGACAGCCTCCAAGGACTCGGGGCTCACCCGGCAAATCAGCCACGATGAGATGGCGGTGGCTGCCTCCTGTAAGCTGCCGGTGTCGGAGGAGACCTCCAAGAACAAAGTGGCCTCATGGCTGAGCTCCAACAGCATGTCTGATGGCTTCCAGGACAACGACAGCGCCTCCTCCTTCAAGATGAGCGAAGGCGGCGAAGCCAAGGCCAGCAAAACGGAGGTCCCCggtgagagagagaaagcttCCACTTCTGCCCTGGGTGATGTGGACGGAGAGTCAAAGGCAGTGAAGAAAGAC gAACCTGAAGAACCATCCAAAATTCCCGG GCTAAGCGACCTGGGAAGGATGTATGGCTACAACCCAAGCCCTCCCAAGCTGGAGGGGGTCCGGAGGCCGACGAGCAAGACGGCCCTGCTCCAGAGCAGGCGGCATTCCCTCGTGCAGCCCGCCACGGAG GACGTGCTGACCCTGTCGAGCAGCACGGACAGCGACGGGGAGAACGGGCAGGCGGTGACGGGGCAGGCCCAGGGCGCCGCCAACGACAGCGACGACGTCCAGACCATTTCCTCGGGctccgaggaggaggaaggggacgACAAGAAAAATCCCTCGTCTGGGTCAG GTCCTGTGAAGAGGCAGGTGGCAGTGAAATCCACCCGAGGCTTTGCCCTGAAATCAACTCACGGGATCGCCATCAAGTCAACCAACATGGCAGCGGCCGACAAGGGGGAGAGCGCGCCCGTCCGCAGAACCACCCGCCAGTTCTACGACGGAGAGGAGTCCTGTTATATCATCGATGCCAAGCTGGAAGGGAACCTGGGCCGGTACCTCAAC CATAGCTGCAGTCCTAACCTCTTCGTGCAGAACGTCTTTGTGGACACGCACGACCTCCGCTTCCCCTGGGTCGCCTTCTTCGCCAGCAA gagGATACGAGCCGGCACAGAGCTGACGTGGGATTATAACTACGAAGTGGGCAGCGTGGAGGGcaaagagctgctgtgctgctgcggGGCTATCGAGTGCCGAGGGCGGCTGCTGTGA